The following coding sequences are from one Desulfonatronum thioautotrophicum window:
- a CDS encoding DUF2304 domain-containing protein, giving the protein MTSHPIPLQWTTALLGLGIACAILLLIRKDSLHVRHSIWWLTVAAGSVLLGFFPRLVDRLGILLGVHYPPILFLTLSLGMVLIKILTMDIERSRQERALRRLTQRMAILENQLPNQRQADDK; this is encoded by the coding sequence GTGACTTCACACCCCATTCCCCTGCAATGGACCACCGCTCTGCTCGGCCTGGGCATCGCCTGCGCCATTTTGCTGCTGATCCGCAAGGACAGCCTGCACGTCCGGCACTCCATCTGGTGGCTGACCGTAGCCGCGGGTTCGGTTCTGCTCGGTTTTTTCCCCCGGCTCGTGGACCGGCTCGGCATCCTGCTCGGCGTCCACTATCCGCCCATTCTTTTCCTGACCCTGTCCCTGGGCATGGTCCTGATCAAGATCCTGACCATGGACATCGAACGCTCCCGCCAGGAACGAGCCCTGCGACGCTTGACGCAGCGGATGGCCATTTTGGAAAACCAACTCCCGAACCAACGACAGGCAGACGATAAATAG
- a CDS encoding glycosyltransferase family 2 protein — MSAHHLQDTPARQFSSPPQTVFPILVIIPAWNEQASIGEVVRQVRALEGFRILVVDDASTDDTADLALRAGAQVLKLPVNLGAWGAMQTGMRFAQRNGYQTVITMDADGQHLAETLPSLLSPLRDYQADVVIGSCTPRGSRARKTAWTLFRWLSGLNVRDLTSGLRAYSGPAVTLLASSRASLLDYQDVGVLLLLRKAGLRIQEVQVAMCPRRHGSSKVFSSWLKVGEYMLLTLVLCLSHCLSRPASPPQGSK; from the coding sequence ATGTCCGCGCATCACCTTCAAGACACCCCCGCCCGGCAATTTTCGTCTCCGCCCCAAACCGTCTTCCCTATTCTGGTAATCATCCCGGCCTGGAACGAACAGGCCAGCATCGGCGAGGTGGTCCGCCAGGTCCGTGCTCTTGAAGGATTCCGAATATTGGTGGTGGACGACGCCAGCACAGACGACACGGCTGATCTCGCCCTGCGCGCCGGAGCCCAGGTGTTGAAGCTCCCTGTAAACCTGGGGGCTTGGGGCGCCATGCAGACCGGAATGCGCTTTGCCCAGCGCAATGGGTACCAAACCGTGATCACCATGGACGCCGACGGACAGCACCTGGCCGAAACCCTGCCGTCGCTCCTCTCGCCGCTTCGCGATTACCAGGCCGACGTGGTCATCGGCTCCTGCACCCCTCGAGGCAGCCGGGCCCGAAAAACGGCTTGGACCCTGTTCCGCTGGCTGTCCGGTCTGAATGTCCGTGATCTGACATCCGGCCTGCGGGCCTACTCCGGCCCGGCGGTCACGCTGCTGGCCTCAAGTCGAGCTTCCTTGTTGGATTATCAGGATGTCGGCGTCCTGCTGCTGTTGCGCAAGGCCGGGCTGCGCATCCAGGAGGTCCAGGTGGCCATGTGCCCGCGCCGACACGGCTCCTCCAAGGTGTTCAGCTCTTGGCTGAAGGTCGGCGAATACATGCTCCTGACCCTTGTCCTTTGTCTCTCCCACTGCCTGTCCCGACCAGCGTCTCCGCCACAAGGCTCCAAGTGA
- a CDS encoding glycosyltransferase family 2 protein, whose protein sequence is MPPLISVIILNWNGWRDTVACIHSLQQSTYLNFGILVVDNGSTDGSTAQLLQEFPELHILETGENLGFAKGNNVGMRHVLNTTSAEYIWLLNNDTEVMPETMAELAKTAAERPRVGALGAVLMEADRPGVVQEWGGRRMCVWTGIAWPASPKRSPNYICGASLFLRRDCLEQCGLFDPEYFFFFEDTDLGYRIRNQDWDLLTAQHAVVLHKGSASVGSQSQNQFYWYRRGLIRFLRTYAHFPWLPILGTTVARLLLAALAWNGPVLRGTWNGFWDGLAEPRPTKASHQNG, encoded by the coding sequence ATGCCTCCTCTTATCTCGGTGATCATTCTCAACTGGAACGGCTGGCGCGATACAGTGGCCTGCATTCATTCCTTGCAACAAAGTACATACCTGAACTTTGGCATCCTTGTCGTGGATAACGGTTCCACTGACGGCTCGACAGCCCAGCTACTCCAGGAATTCCCCGAATTGCACATTCTAGAAACCGGAGAAAATCTCGGATTTGCCAAGGGAAATAATGTCGGCATGCGGCATGTCCTGAACACCACTTCGGCGGAGTATATCTGGCTCTTGAACAATGACACCGAGGTCATGCCCGAGACCATGGCCGAGCTGGCGAAAACCGCCGCAGAAAGGCCTCGCGTTGGTGCCTTGGGTGCCGTCTTGATGGAGGCGGATCGGCCTGGCGTGGTTCAGGAGTGGGGTGGCAGACGGATGTGCGTATGGACTGGAATAGCCTGGCCGGCGTCACCAAAACGCTCCCCGAACTATATCTGCGGAGCAAGTCTTTTTCTGAGGAGAGACTGCCTGGAGCAATGCGGTTTGTTTGACCCAGAGTACTTCTTCTTTTTCGAGGATACGGACCTAGGGTATCGCATCAGAAATCAAGACTGGGATCTCTTAACGGCCCAGCATGCCGTTGTCCTGCACAAAGGATCCGCTTCAGTCGGCTCCCAAAGTCAAAATCAATTTTACTGGTATCGCCGCGGCCTGATCCGCTTTCTGCGCACGTACGCCCACTTCCCCTGGCTCCCGATCCTTGGCACCACCGTCGCCCGCCTGCTGCTGGCAGCCCTGGCTTGGAACGGCCCAGTGCTTCGGGGAACCTGGAACGGCTTTTGGGACGGTCTCGCAGAGCCGAGGCCAACGAAGGCATCCCATCAAAATGGTTGA